From Pangasianodon hypophthalmus isolate fPanHyp1 chromosome 30, fPanHyp1.pri, whole genome shotgun sequence, a single genomic window includes:
- the casp8ap2 gene encoding CASP8-associated protein 2 gives METNAIDELYGDLGQGHHDSVLNCDEDSVDIYSGLEDSPKKNKDNGKDSTFLSPRVKESLDLYEELITEEQEEKDATYNELKSKFVAAQNQVQDLLAKLQQMQTKNSSLHQENTLLKKNICALIKTAKMEIVRKDEEISKLSKRSSRGSFHPSARERGQDAYNRSLASLNSPAGPVRESQDLKRDKGLTEVSEGRPLNQPGDSSSVDATLSSSVVLQRCTRSNLENPLNRQNKDSHGLDLPSNPTAQDHRHAQDSRTSCSKERESSSTNSETSSRQNVCDETDSRKGVKQSGKERSSKEKDISEKSQTKTDKNRSERDQRESAKSSCGSGNGQRHQHDDPVTLKRSGRSRSPSSHPRHTFSSTPDSSRSNADTQSRKEEFRHKQGQERQSGHTEVSGSRSEKSSSDKLHRKTEKRGTREHHRKEERRQEGMSSSERRRTRSDGIKEYEHRKTQSEEGNRPVEKNSNRGERRSTRSETSKEHERQNTQDSSTTRRMNNKADNIRINDGKDRSRTDENRLHASPVKPNHNAQNLRKNKDDKRRTSGRTEESSRSKASSSRDDSKGYISSDRHSVKESIKGKGRVDKEKQIGTPDKGSKNTPDNAGIPKMSEDGNIQVESLTKARKNSPIRLTTSCDSSAMAEESSPKRKLTFMETLNLTVSPIKRQNSSEQAKEPVQPPPEDTLVSNSTKDRSSFEVGEEFCVIDEVVDDSMDDSLALPTSTTTQPHYKEPPTSLEVKGKELELPERFDGDLSKTRSGKMDGTDSEIKEDESITKADFVNTDVCPTSISQKCVVDKTAVPEVPIAPERAKPVDSLSVTLTDVSCKEQDSQASVKKDKERRRIGTQNSSEGGQIDDKPEASVQNDIPQQEVATSILATATAKTCSNTDPSVFLEVVSSTVSVENNHQSKETITVSDMDITRGLENPDPCPGPLVGPNAEVINVNTVLPEQASSSEPDSTENEMEISRPSRSVLVPHDEDSMMLTLRNIKVIPEAISPLTSPVRQIKKSQQQHLGKEPHVKSLSKDFSTSATVADKDAVKMDMNKENKRPDCLDMPSVQKDQQEALSSTATEEDLEEGEIISESDGEGALVIQSPPNEKRSCLRNQPSPRSPRLQKKSQMQPAVTPSRKEQEKSTTPKDSPSSNKRRFKTVTVPPKAKISTSAEFMNMLLFIRSELRRKYMKLHKNVTKPAFCCIIEMSQASFTEFVDSVNFHKFCSQGNEIKPRLNKIICSVMSKVSNNGIVNRIFEQRAEDLKQKLWNFVDGQFDFLFKELKAALKGAPDLSKNKSSLESKQSNPRAKEDLNVDLCTLQAKEPLSTTENRPHKKSQGEIESEGQKVQEKITSSNSLPCRGLGSSGKNIKATMEEGTKVPEVSTPNQCNQLQADSSSEKSLQEGVPVHENKTSNYTRRLSHSGSIQDRADFEILTEQQTSSLTFNLVTDSQMGDIFRCLLQGSDLLESGDNQNWPLNTPRKEGQAGESLIGVMTPSKMITPSKLITTWTSVSPYKFQMPINPALLDENCMLEVPSNALPNQSAPAVVTVSSQQPFSILAEDLAVSLTIPSPLKSDGHLSFLHPASGQSLSTPSNIISAHYSEDALLDGEDATEQDIHLSLETDNSSSPSSTSGNWEATNPAIFQFKPNLPMQAEVMERSNDHFIVRIRHTSRGVQEEPKQEQKETLPAAEVLSSRTLDRRLHLAGQPQVISNEGSEAETSSKNTSDGVLAGVSTAILPKTTENQIEQADEASDATGVTAAKESEHELKNACHRVSRKRKKHHSGPKAKHSRREKSQDKQEKQRHKKKSKSSKDKNEKTPSKKIKTPSPQLSPNSLSAKNVIRKRGEVVVTWTREEDRDILVALKTKGASSKTFAALSSKLRKSQAQIEERFTQLMKLFKKKEKMES, from the exons ATGGAGACGAATGCCATAGATGAGCTTTATGGTGATCTTGGTCAGGGGCATCATG ATTCTGTCCTGAATTGTGATGAAGACTCGGTGGATATTTACTCAGGACTTGAGGACAGTCccaagaaaaataaagacaacG GCAAGGACAGCACTTTTCTTTCCCCTAGAGTGAAAGAGTCGTTGGATTTGTATGAGGAACTCATTACTGAAGAGCAGGAGGAGAAAGATGCGACCTATAATGAG TTGAAAAGTAAATTTGTTGCAGCACAAAACCAAGTGCAGGATTTGCTTGCAAAGTTGCAGCAGATGCAAACTAAG aactcAAGTTTACACCAGGAGAACACTCTGCTGAAGAAGAACATATGTGCACTTATCAAAACGGCTAAAATGGAGATTGTTAGGAAGGATGAAGAGATAAGCAAATTAAGCAAAAG ATCAAGTCGGGGTAGTTTCCATCCATCTGCGAGGGAAAGAGGACAAGATGCCTACAACAGGAGCTTGGCGAGTTTGAACAGCCCTGCTGGTCCTGTAAGGGAGTCTCAGGATCTTAAAAGAGACAAGGGATTAACAGAGGTGTCAGAGGGTAGACCATTAAATCAGCCTGGTGATTCATCCTCGGTGGATGCCACACTGTCATCGTCTGTGGTGCTGCAAAGATGCACCAGGAGCAACCTTGAGAATCCTTTAAATCGGCAAAATAAGGATTCTCATGGCTTGGATTTACCTTCCAACCCCACTGCACAAGATCACAGACATGCCCAGGATAGTAGAACGTCTTGTAGCAAAGAAAGGGAAAGCTCAAGCACGAACTCTGAGACTAGCAGTAGGCAGAACGTTTGTGATGAAACAGATAGCAGGAAGGGAGTGAAACAGTCTGGTAAAGAGAGGAGCTCAAAAGAGAAGGACATATCAGAAAAATCTCAAAccaaaacagataaaaacagatcAGAAAGAGATCAGAGGGAGTCTGCAAAAAGCAGTTGTGGATCAGGCAATGGTCAACGTCACCAGCATGATGATCCCGTAACGCTCAAGAGATCTGGCCGGTCGAGGAGTCCTTCCTCTCATCCACGACATACCTTCTCATCTACCCCCGATTCGTCTAGATCGAATGCAGACACGCAGAGCAGGAAAGAAGAATTCCGGCATAAGCAAGGACAAGAAAGACAAAGTGGACATACGGAGGTGTCTGGCAGTAGAAGTGAAAAGAGCAGCTCAGACAAGTTGCACCGAAAGACGGAGAAAAGAGGCACAAGGGAGCATCAcagaaaagaggagaggaggcaAGAGGGTATGAGCAGCTCAGAAAGGAGACGCACCAGAAGTGATGGGATCAAGGAGTATGAGCATAGGAAGACTCAAAGTGAAGAAGGAAATAGACCAGTTGAAAAGAATAGCAATAGAGGAGAAAGAAGAAGCACCAGGTCTGAGACTAGCAAAGAACATGAGCGACAGAATACCCAAGATTCGAGTACCACAAGGAGGATGAATAATAAAGCAGACAACATACGCATCAATGATGGAAAGGACCGAAGCCGCACTGACGAAAACAGACTGCATGCTTCGCCTGTTAAACCTAATCATAATGCTCAAAAtctgagaaaaaataaagatgacaAAAGGAGGACATCTGGCAGAACTGAAGAATCATCCAGGAGCAAAGCATCAAGCAGTCGTGATGACTCTAAAGGTTATATAAGTTCTGATAGACATAGTGTCAAAGAGAGTATAAAAGGCAAAGGGAGGGttgataaagaaaaacaaattggCACTCCAGACAAAGGATCAAAGAACACTCCAGATAATGCAGGGATCCCCAAAATGAGTGAGGATGGTAATATTCAAGTGGAGAGCCTcacaaaagcaagaaaaaactcTCCAATAAGGTTAACCACTAGTTGTGATAGTTCTGCCATGGCAGAAGAGAGTAGTCCAAAAAGAAAATTAACCTTTATGGAAACTCTGAACCTGACTGTCTCACCAATTAAAAGGCAAAACAGCTCTGAACAAGCTAAAGAGCCAGTTCAGCCACCTCCTGAGGACACCCTTGTAAGCAACTCGACTAAGGACAGAAGTTCGTTTGAGGTTGGAGAAGAGTTCTGCGTGATTGATGAAGTAGTGGATGACTCTATGGATGACTCCCTGGCTCTCCCTACCAGTACAACCACACAGCCACATTATAAAGAACCACCAACAAGCCTGGAAGTCAAGGGAAAGGAACTTGAATTACCAGAAAGGTTTGATGGTGACCTGAGTAAAACTCGATCTGGGAAAATGGATGGTACAGATTCAGAGATAAAGGAAGATGAATCCATTACAAAAGCAGATTTTGTAAATACAGATGTATGTCCCACTAGCATTTCTCAGAAATGTGTGGTAGATAAGACTGCTGTTCCTGAAGTTCCTATAGCCCCAGAAAGAGCTAAACCAGTTGACAGTCTCTCTGTTACTTTAACTGATGTTAGCTGCAAAGAACAAGACTCTCAGGCTTCtgtaaagaaagacaaagaaaggagAAGGATCGGTACTCAGAATTCTAGTGAAGGTGGCCAAATAGATGATAAACCAGAGGCATCAGTTCAAAATGACATACCTCAGCAGGAAGTCGCTACCTCTATCCTGGCAACTGCTACGGCCAAGACTTGTTCAAATACAGACCCCTCTGTGTTTCTGGAAGTTGTTTCTAGCACTGTTAGTGTGGAAAATAACcaccaaagcaaagaaacaaTAACTGTTTCAGACATGGACATCACACGAGGCCTTGAGAACCCAGATCCTTGTCCAGGCCCACTAGTAGGGCCAAACGCTGAGGTGATTAATGTCAACACAGTACTACCTGAACAAGCAAGCTCCTCTGAGCCTGATTCCACAGAGAATGAGATGGAGATCTCCAGGCCTTCCCGGTCTGTATTGGTGCCTCATGATGAAGATTCCATGATGCTGACCCTGAGAAACATTAAAGTAATTCCAGAAGCCATCAGTCCTCTTACAAGTCCAGTTCGCCAGATAAAGAAATCCCAGCAGCAGCACTTAGGAAAGGAGCCACATGTCAAAAGTCTCAGCAAAG atTTCTCCACATCAGCCACTGTGGCAGATAAGGATGCAGTCAAGATGGACATgaacaaagaaaacaagagaCCTGATTGCTTAGACATGCCTAGTGTGCAGAAAGATCAGCAAGAGGCTCTTTCCTCTACTGCTACTGAAGAAGACTTGGAAGAAGGGGAAATTATCAGTGAGAGTGATGGGGAAGGTGCTCTGGTCATTCAGAGTCCTCCAAATGAAAAAAGATCATGTTTACGGAATCAGCCCAGTCCCAGATCACCaaggttacaaaaaaaatctcaaatgcAACCCGCCGTTACTCCCAGCCGCAAAGAACAAGAGAAAAGCACGACTCCTAAAGACAGTCCCTCCTCGAACAAGAGGCGTTTCAAAACTGTCACTGTTCCACCCAAGGCGAAAATTTCAACTTCTGCTGAATTTAtgaacatgttgttatttatacGGTCAGAGCTGAGACGAAAGTACATGAAACTTCATAAAAATGTCACCAAACCAGCTTTTTGCTGCATCATTGAAATGTCTCAGGCTTCTTTCACAGAATTTGTTGACAGCGTTAACTTTCACAAATTTTGCAGTCAAGGAAATGAAATCAAACCCCGGCTCAATAAGATCATCTGTTCTGTAATGAGCAAGGTCTCTAACAATGGCATTGTGAACCGTATCTTTGAACAACGAGCTGAAGATCTCAAGCAGAAGCTGTGGAACTTTGTAGATGGCCAGTTTGATTTCTTGTTTAAGGAGCTAAAAGCAGCACTTAAAGGTGCTCCAGATCTTTCCAAGAATAAATCATCTTTAGAAAGTAAGCAGTCAAATCCTAGGGCAAAAGAGGATTTGAATGTGGATCTGTGCACACTACAAGCTAAAGAACCTTTGAGCACAACTGAAAACAGACCACATAAAAAGTCTCAGGGTGAAATAGAAAGCGAGGGCCAAAAGGTCCAGGAGAAGATCACTTCTTCAAACAGTTTGCCATGTAGAGGCCTTGGCAGCAGTGGTAAAAACATAAAGGCAACCATGGAGGAGGGGACCAAGGTACCAGAGGTATCCACACCTAACCAGTGTAATCAGCTACAAGCAGATTCATCCTCTGAGAAATCTCTCCAAGAAGGTGTCCCCGTACATGAGAACAAAACCTCCAACTACACCCGCCGTCTTTCTCACAGTGGATCAATACAAGATAGGGCAGACTTTGAAATTCTGACAGAGCAGCAAACATCAAGTTTGACCTTTAATCTGGTAACTGATTCCCAAATGGGAGATATATTCAGATGTCTCTTGCAAGGATCTGATCTGCTAGAGAGTGGCGATAATCAGAACTGGCCACTCAACACTCCACGGAAAGAAGGTCAAGCTGGAGAGAGTCTCATTGGGGTCATGACACCCAGCAAGATGATAACACCCTCGAAGCTCATCACAACATGGACATCTGTTTCACCTTACAAGTTTCAAATGCCAATAAATCCAGCACTCCTTGATGAAAACTGCATGTTGGAAGTACCATCTAATGCTCTTCCTAACCAGTCTGCCCCTGCTGTGGTCACAGTGAGTTCCCAGCAGCCTTTCTCTATTTTGGCTGAAGATTTGGCGGTATCTCTTACCATTCCCTCTCCCTTGAAGTCAGATGGCCACTTGAGCTTTTTGCACCCAGCTAGTGGACAGTCACTGTCCACACCAAGCAACATCATCAGTGCTCACTACAGTGAGGATGCACTTCTTGATGGAGAAGATGCCACCGAGCAAGATATTCACTTGTCTCTCGAAACGGACAACTCCAGCAGTCCGTCAAGTACCAGTGGAAATTGGGAGGCTACAAATCCAGCAATTTTCCAGTTCAAACCAAACTTGCCTATGCAGGCAGAGGTAATGGAGAGGTCCAATGATCACTTTATAGTTCGGATCAGACATACCTCTCGTGGGGTACAAGAGGAACCCAAACAGGAGCAGAAAGAAACGCTGCCAGCTGCAGAGGTTTTGTCTTCACGTACATTGGATCGGAGACTACACTTGGCAGGTCAGCCTCAGGTCATCTCAAATGAAGGAAGTGAAGCTGAAACATCAAGCAAGAACACCTCAGATGGTGTGCTTGCAGGAGTCAGTACAGCCATCTTGCCCAAAACCACTGAGAACCAGATCGAGCAAGCTGACGAAGCTTCTGATGCCACTGGAGTCACTGCTGCCAAAGAATCTGAGCATGAATTAAAGAATGCATGCCACAGGGTGTCCAGGAAGCGTAAGAAGCATCATTCAGGGCCAAAAGCAAAACATTCTCGAAGAGAGAAATCGCAagacaaacaagaaaaacaaaggcACAAAAAGAAGTCAAAATCATCCAAGGATAAAAATGAGAAGACTCCTTCAAAGAAGATCAAGACTCCATCTCCTCAGTTGTCTCCTAACAGTCTCTCTGCTAAGAACGTAATCAGGAAAAGAGGAGAAGTGGTGGTGACCTGGACcag ggAGGAAGACCGAGATATTCTTGTTGCGCTAAAAACGAAAGGAGCTTCTTCTAAAACATTTGCTGCTCTGTCATCCAAGTTGAGAAAGTCACAAGCACAg ATTGAAGAGCGATTCACCCAGCTCATGAAACTGtttaagaagaaagagaaaatggagagcTAA